DNA from Luteolibacter flavescens:
GCGATGCGGGTGCCAACTCCGGCGCACCCGAGTAATCCGCGACCTCGCGGAAGCGCAGCAGATTCAACATCACCACGCCGCCGGAAATCTGGCGCGAAAAGAAAGCACGGCCAGATTCCTGGGTCGGCTCAAGATAGGTCTGTGAAGGCATCACCGACCACTACAGCCCACACGCCGCGAGGACGACGAAGCAGGAACCAAGTCATGGCGGCGGATTCACTTCAGGCCCTGCGGGATCGCAAACCGTCATCCCCCTCACGAGTTGCGGCTCAGCAGGAACAGGATCTCGCGCTGCCCATCATAGCAAAACCAGTATCCCTCCTCGGGGCCATTCCACAGCAGGCTGTCGAAGGAGCTGAGCCGCGGCACCTCCCACCATTCCGGAATCCTTGTCTCCGTCGGAGCCTGAGGCGTCGCGGTTCCGAAGTCGGACGGGCATAGCGAGAGATCATCCGCATCATCCACCTTCATATCCTCGGCGGTGCTCGTCAGCACGGCACCACGCAGGGTCGCGAAGTCGGCCGGAGAAAGCCGGATGCGATAGAGCGCGGTGTGATCTTGAAATCCGCGGACCCAAGCCTTCTCGACGCTCCCGTGCGGCAGGCTTGTCCAGCCAAGCCGCGCGCCAAGCTCCCGCCTCAGATCCGGCTCAGCATCCTCCAAGGCAAACTCCGCTCCCGTCTTTATCGCGGAAATGGAGCGCTCGATGATGAATCTCCAGAAGAGAACGACGGAAGCGGCGAAGATCATCAACCCGACGAGGAGGAACAGCTTCCGCGACTGAGGCATTTTCGTTTCCATCTTCAATCAGGCATGGCCACGCCTATACACATTTCGTGATGAGGAAGTCGCCTCCTTGGAAACGCCTCACGGCACGACTCTTGTCGCCCCGGTCGTCGCTCATTCCATCACTTGTTCCCCTGCCGCCCCATCATGAATCGAAGGCCGGGCTCGGAGTTCGGGTTCGGAGACCGCGTAGCGGTCATGGACGGTAGCCGTGGGTTTCAACCCACGGATTCCAGCGCCGGCGTGCATCGTGTCACGTAGTGACACCGGAGTCGCACCCGGTGGTCTCTTTTCCGGAGATCGGTCCGCCAAGATCGGGTTCCTGTGTCGCAATGCGACACCCTTCCGGGGCGAACCCATGACCGTGGGTTGAAACCCACGGCTACCGTCCGTGACCGCTACGCGGTCCAACAACTTCTTATATGCAGGTGCGCAAAAAACCCCCGCCGGTTTCCCGGCGGGGGTTTTTGGAATCAGTTTGTCGGAACCGGGCCGATTACTCGGCGTCAGCTTCGGCTTCGGCCTTGGCCTTCTTGGTTGCCTTCTTCTTGGCAGGAGCGGCAGCCTCGGTGGCGGGGGTCTCTTCAGCCGGGGCCGTTTCGGCGGCGGCTTCGGGAGCTTCCACGGCTTCGGCCACTTCCGGCTGGTCGACCCACTCGATGACGGCCATCGGGGCGGAGTCGGTCATGCGGGCGCCGAGCTTGGTGATACGGCAGTAGCCGCCCGGACGGTCCTTCGAGAGAGGAGCCACTTCATTGAAGAGCTTCTTCACGGTGTCCTTCTGGCGGAGGAAGGCGACGGCCTGGCGGATGGCGTGCAGGTCGCCACGCTTGCCGAGACCGATCATCTTTTCGGCGACGGGGCGCAGGGCCTTGGCCTTGGCGAGCGTGGTGCGGATGCGGCCGTGCTCAATCAGGCTGCAGGCGAGGTTTGCAAGCAGCGAGCGCCGGTGGGCGGCGGTGCGCTTGAGCTTGGTGGTATTGCGGCGATGTCTCATCGGGTGCGGTCCCTTTCTTAATTAGTCGTCGAGGTTCTGGGCGATCAGGTCGGCAAGGCCCACCGGGGCATCCTCCTCCACGCCGAGGCGCGGGCCGCGGACGGCCGGCACCGGGCCGGAGAGGAGGGACGGATCGAGCGACATGCCCAGGCCGAGCCCGAGCTCGGAAAGCTTGTCCTTGATCTCGTTCAGCGACTTCTTGCCGAA
Protein-coding regions in this window:
- the rplQ gene encoding 50S ribosomal protein L17, whose protein sequence is MRHRRNTTKLKRTAAHRRSLLANLACSLIEHGRIRTTLAKAKALRPVAEKMIGLGKRGDLHAIRQAVAFLRQKDTVKKLFNEVAPLSKDRPGGYCRITKLGARMTDSAPMAVIEWVDQPEVAEAVEAPEAAAETAPAEETPATEAAAPAKKKATKKAKAEAEADAE